The following are encoded together in the Zingiber officinale cultivar Zhangliang chromosome 8A, Zo_v1.1, whole genome shotgun sequence genome:
- the LOC122011348 gene encoding putative disease resistance RPP13-like protein 1 codes for MVVFLELKHLLLEVLPSPTMVAQGRLLCIQNHLAMVCDGLWAINSMIEIPEMGTLNNQLFKMFYRFDAVTSFVPAEFADWETDVATAVIDVGELLSRIMDWEASSHRSIVGNTQQVHFRHVILIELKEILCDLNSLVLRGSAMGLRRDPMGSMNPLREDYSIVLKNEVVGREEDMEKLIAIFEQQLVSSNNNGFDNNPFAIVIVGKQGVGKRTLAHMIYHHTWIGQQFHHRIWVDLPLVSTFKMIDIIGNEFVRSIDKEEYCDQKLHLDLPLPDMWEYINEQLCGNRYLLVLHCENLVSLMQPEWNELKNIMLRVGGPGNGVLIIYKSSTESAVRDMRFLNRLKDITTFCLNPLSDYAWVEFVSRHAATTIPSKQDKSKKDELIQLAKLYCTNFPGQTFGAKVFGSLFHYIPTTFAILQSRLLDDICKVRNFPLVIIRLLQYHYLLNADTDNYYDNDYDVISHMLTAECLIPTEGLEPGWIECYERHFTQIHRKRDLKELLFGRMVYWHMKIPKDSTTISRCCRCLCLEINPRVKPFRLPIMPIKVSSKLITLILQEDKKTTREDVEEITLRVYKKRCMKAATAISKFLNKMSVRFIHLHMLVVETSMIQSLPNEISKLVSLRYLHLSKLKMELLPKSLFDLLNLRILSLLHCKKLQKIPERIHKLKKLQILKLAYCTKLQWLPKSITRLTNLEELNMEGCCFLSKLPEDLVSFKSLRILNVAGCASLSQLPRGIEQLIGLRKLSGIIVGVQGGFVLTQLQALTNLQEIRLQNLERAEEIQTEVLMGQQSLRHLSLHWGGEEANRGSETAPSQHVLEALRPNLHLKCLDIISYKGVEFPTWMSKQQLARFDSLVEVRFINLRRCAILPSLGQLPFLEKLEISGMDLIKHIDYTFYGDGNTFAMLRELTFSEMLGLKKWSVPSERKNKIFFPELRQLTLIQCPKLMEICPRLFLMLQ; via the coding sequence ATGGTGGTGTTCTTGGAATTGAAGCATCTCTTGCTGGAGGTGCTACCATCGCCTACCATGGTGGCACAAGGCCGCTTGCTGTGTATCCAAAATCACTTGGCCATGGTTTGTGATGGCCTTTGGGCTATCAATTCAATGATCGAAATCCCTGAGATGGGAACGTTGAATAACCAACTTTTTAAAATGTTCTATCGGTTTGATGCGGTGACGTCGTTTGTGCCTGCAGAATTTGCAGATTGGGAGACAGATGTAGCTACAGCAGTTATAGATGTGGGAGAGTTGCTCAGTCGAATCATGGATTGGGAAGCAAGTTCGCATCGTTCCATTGTGGGAAATACCCAACAGGTGCACTTTCGCCATGTTATTCTAATAGAGCTGAAAGAGATATTGTGCGACTTGAATTCTCTTGTGCTGAGAGGATCTGCAATGGGTCTTCGGAGGGACCCTATGGGTTCTATGAACCCACTCCGAGAAGACTACTCAATTGTCCTAAAAAATGAGGTGGTGGGTAGAGAGGAAGATATGGAGAAACTCATTGCAATCTTTGAACAACAACTAGTATCATCCAACAACAATGGCTTTGATAACAACCCGTTTGCAATTGTCATAGTTGGCAAACAAGGAGTTGGGAAGAGGACCTTGGCGCACATGATCTACCACCACACTTGGATTGGCCAACAGTTTCATCATCGCATTTGGGTGGATCTACCCCTCGTTTCGACATTCAAGATGATTGATATAATTGGAAACGAATTTGTAAGGTCCATAGACAAGGAAGAATATTGTGATCAGAAATTACACCTAGACCTGCCGCTACCAGACATGTGGGAATATATTAATGAACAACTCTGTGGCAATAGATACTTGTTGGTGCTTCATTGTGAAAATTTGGTTAGTTTGATGCAACCAGAGTGGAATGAATTGAAGAACATCATGTTGCGTGTGGGCGGGCCGGGGAATGGAGTCTTGATCATCTACAAATCATCAACAGAATCAGCTGTAAGAGATATGCGTTTTCTAAATAGGCTGAAGGATATTACAAcattctgtttgaatcccttatcgGATTATGCATGGGTTGAGTTTGTCAGCAGACACGCAGCAACGACGATCCCATCGAAGCAGGACAAATCAAAGAAGGATGAGCTCATTCAATTGGCTAAGCTATACTGCACAAACTTTCCTGGTCAAACATTTGGGGCAAAGGTTTTTGGATCGTTGTTCCATTATATTCCGACGACATTTGCAATACTTCAAAGTCGCCTTCTGGATGATATTTGTAAGGTTAGGAATTTTCCACTTGTCATCATACGATTACTCCAATACCATTACCTACTTAATGCTGACACTGATAATTATtatgataatgattatgatgtcatctcaCACATGTTGACCGCCGAATGCCTCATACCAACTGAAGGCCTCGAACCAGGTTGGATTGAATGCTATGAAAGACATTTTACCCAAATACATAGAAAGCGGGACTTGAAAGAATTACTGTTTGGAAGGATGGTCTACTGGCATATGAAGATTCCCAAAGATTCAACTACTATTTCTAGGTGCTGCCGTTGTTTATGTTTGGAAATTAATCCTAGAGTGAAACCATTTCGACTGCCGATCATGCCAATTAAGGTGAGCAGTAAACTGATAACATTGATTCTACAAGAAGATAAGAAAACGACGCGAGAAGATGTTGAGGAAATAACACTTCGAGTATACAAAAAAAGATGCATGAAAGCAGCAACTGCAATATCAAAGTTCCTAAACAAGATGTCAGTAAGATTCATACATTTGCATATGTTAGTTGTAGAAACTAGTATGATCCAAAGCCTACCAAATGAAATTAGCAAATTGGTTAGCTTGAGATACCTCCACCTTTCAAAGCTTAAGATGGAATTACTTCCGAAATCACTTTTTGACCTGCTTAATTTGCGAATTTTAAGTTTGCTTCACTGCAAAAAGCTTCAAAAGATACCTGAACGAATCCATAAGCTTAAGAAATTGCAGATTTTGAAATTAGCTTATTGCACAAAACTTCAGTGGTTACCAAAATCTATAACAAGACTCACAAACTTGGAAGAGCTTAATATGGAAGGTTGTTGTTTTCTGAGCAAGCTCCCAGAGGATTTGGTCAGTTTTAAATCATTGAGAATCCTCAACGTCGCAGGATGTGCATCCTTGTCTCAACTTCCCCGTGGGATCGAGCAATTAATTGGCCTTCGTAAGTTGTCAGGAATAATTGTCGGTGTGCAAGGAGGTTTTGTGCTCACACAGTTGCAAGCTTTAACAAATCTTCAGGAAATAAGATTACAAAACCTAGAACGAGCAGAGGAGATTCAAACTGAAGTGCTGATGGGCCAACAAAGTCTTCGACACTTGTCTTTGCATTGGGGTGGTGAAGAAGCAAATAGGGGTTCTGAAACAGCTCCATCACAGCATGTGCTCGAAGCTCTCCGACCCAACTTGCATTTGAAATGTCTAGACATAATTTCTTATAAGGGAGTGGAATTTCCTACTTGGATGAGTAAACAACAACTTGCTCGTTTCGACTCTTTAGTTGAAGTGAGATTCATCAATCTCAGGAGGTGTGCTATATTACCATCACTCGGTCAACTTCCTTTTCTCGAGAAGCTTGAGATAAGTGGCATGGATTTAATAAAACACATAGACTATACATTTTACGGTGATGGCAACACATTTGCTATGTTGAGAGAGCTCACTTTCTCAGAAATGCTTGGGCTAAAGAAATGGTCTGTGCCgtcggaaagaaaaaataaaatattttttccagAGCTTAGACAATTGACACTAATTCAGTGCCCAAAACTCATGGAAATATGTCCGCGGTTGTTTCTAATGCTACAATGA